A single region of the Alkalidesulfovibrio alkalitolerans DSM 16529 genome encodes:
- the ftsY gene encoding signal recognition particle-docking protein FtsY, protein MGFFSKFKKIWDVDSRLDKAVEEFKTEQGLVDAAPPPETPPLTAVEPVAPAQKTEAHAPEKPAPGLSADQKAAVPGWQKQLLLSLRQAEPRLSVWLALILEGVEKADDKLWERLRFLFSALETKPDEAESFIASFRSWLDVMEYERVSEFRSELQYRLALALELEDEEDERSRLFLKLSEGLEKTRQTITRRIESILTSRETIDEGFWEELEEILITADVGYEPTVKLVERLRERMRAAGSNDPAAFKEAMRDELAEMFKTPRRIQAATPPEVVMMVGVNGVGKTTTIGKLAHRARMQGRKVIIAAGDTFRAAAVEQLEVWAKRVDAGFFSKGAGADPAAVAYEAIDAAIAGGYDLVLLDTAGRLHTKVNLMEELKKIKRVSGKKHEGAPHRTVLVVDATTGQNAIQQTKLFNEAVDLDEIILTKLDGTAKGGIVVALASQFGIPITFVGLGEKMEDLRPFDGKDFASALLGVQGGAPAPSET, encoded by the coding sequence ATGGGATTTTTCTCCAAATTCAAAAAGATTTGGGACGTGGATTCGCGGCTGGACAAGGCCGTGGAGGAATTCAAGACTGAGCAAGGGCTTGTCGATGCCGCCCCGCCGCCGGAAACACCCCCACTCACAGCCGTCGAACCCGTCGCGCCCGCTCAAAAGACCGAGGCGCACGCCCCTGAAAAGCCCGCTCCTGGCCTTTCTGCCGACCAGAAGGCCGCCGTCCCCGGATGGCAGAAACAACTCCTCCTCTCGTTGCGTCAGGCCGAACCCCGGCTTTCGGTCTGGCTCGCGCTGATTCTGGAGGGCGTCGAGAAGGCCGACGACAAGCTCTGGGAACGCCTGCGCTTCCTCTTTTCAGCCCTGGAGACCAAGCCGGACGAGGCCGAATCCTTCATCGCCTCGTTCCGCTCCTGGCTCGATGTCATGGAGTACGAGCGCGTTTCCGAGTTCCGCTCGGAATTGCAGTATCGCCTAGCCCTGGCCCTGGAACTGGAGGACGAGGAGGACGAACGCTCCCGACTGTTCCTCAAGCTTTCCGAAGGGCTTGAAAAGACCCGCCAGACCATCACCCGCCGCATCGAGAGCATCCTGACCTCGCGCGAGACCATCGACGAGGGGTTCTGGGAGGAGCTCGAAGAAATCCTGATCACCGCCGACGTGGGTTACGAGCCCACAGTGAAGCTCGTGGAACGCCTGCGCGAGCGCATGCGCGCGGCCGGATCCAACGATCCCGCCGCTTTCAAGGAGGCCATGCGCGACGAACTGGCCGAGATGTTCAAGACGCCCCGCCGCATCCAGGCCGCGACCCCGCCGGAAGTGGTGATGATGGTCGGCGTGAACGGCGTGGGCAAGACCACGACCATCGGCAAGTTGGCGCATCGCGCCCGCATGCAGGGCCGCAAGGTGATCATCGCGGCCGGCGACACGTTCCGCGCCGCAGCCGTTGAGCAGCTCGAAGTCTGGGCCAAGCGCGTGGATGCAGGCTTCTTCAGCAAGGGCGCGGGGGCCGATCCGGCGGCCGTGGCCTACGAGGCCATCGACGCGGCCATCGCGGGCGGCTACGATCTAGTGCTGCTCGACACGGCCGGCCGGCTGCACACCAAGGTAAACCTCATGGAAGAGTTGAAGAAAATCAAGCGCGTCAGCGGCAAGAAGCACGAAGGGGCGCCGCACCGCACCGTGCTCGTGGTGGACGCCACCACGGGCCAAAACGCCATCCAGCAGACCAAACTCTTCAACGAAGCCGTGGACCTGGACGAAATCATCTTGACCAAGCTCGACGGCACGGCCAAGGGCGGCATCGTGGTGGCCCTGGCCAGCCAGTTCGGCATCCCCATCACTTTCGTTGGATTGGGCGAAAAAATGGAAGACCTCAGGCCCTTCGACGGCAAGGATTTCGCCTCGGCCCTGCTCGGGGTCCAAGGTGGCGCGCCCGCGCCTTCAGAGACCTAG
- the asnS gene encoding asparagine--tRNA ligase, translating into MKRTDIATALASASALPSISVAGWVRTRRDQKGFSFLELNDGSCLANIQVVVDEGIEGFGLLPEMTTGAAVVIRGSLVPSPGKGQAWEIKASRLELAGPADAATYPLQKKRHSDEFLRAIAHLRPRTNKYGALFRIRSEATFAVHEFFRERGFTHVHAPILTGSDCEGAGEMFRVTTLDLRQPLSKDAAEEDFFGKEAFLTVSGQLSAEAFALALGKVYTFGPTFRAENSNTARHAAEFWMVEPEFAFADIHDDMDLAEEFLKQLITRLRERCAADLALFATWVDKGLTAAFDAIVDKPFVRLPYGEAMDILAASGKSFEHPVGWGRDLQTEHERYLAEKHFQGPVIVYDYPREIKAFYMRQNDDGRSVAAMDVLVPRIGEIIGGSQREERLDRLEQRIEELGLDPSCYQWYLELRRFGSAPHAGFGMGFERFLMLLTGVTNIRDVIPFPRTPRHLEF; encoded by the coding sequence ATGAAACGGACGGATATTGCGACCGCCTTGGCCAGCGCATCCGCGCTTCCATCCATCAGCGTCGCCGGATGGGTGCGCACTAGGCGCGACCAGAAGGGCTTTTCCTTCCTGGAGCTGAACGACGGGTCATGCCTTGCGAACATCCAGGTCGTGGTCGATGAGGGGATCGAGGGCTTCGGGCTTCTGCCCGAGATGACCACCGGCGCGGCCGTGGTTATCCGCGGTTCGCTCGTGCCCTCGCCGGGCAAGGGACAGGCTTGGGAGATCAAGGCCTCGCGTCTCGAACTCGCGGGACCGGCCGACGCCGCGACCTATCCTTTGCAGAAGAAGCGTCACTCCGACGAATTTCTGCGCGCCATCGCCCATCTGAGGCCGCGCACCAACAAGTACGGCGCACTGTTCCGCATTCGCTCCGAGGCCACTTTCGCGGTGCACGAGTTCTTTCGCGAGCGCGGCTTCACGCACGTGCACGCGCCCATCCTCACTGGCTCTGACTGCGAGGGCGCGGGCGAAATGTTTCGCGTGACCACACTCGACCTGAGGCAGCCGCTGTCAAAGGACGCCGCCGAGGAGGACTTCTTCGGCAAGGAGGCCTTCCTCACGGTTTCGGGCCAGCTTTCGGCCGAGGCCTTTGCCCTGGCCCTGGGCAAGGTCTACACCTTCGGCCCCACTTTCAGGGCGGAGAATTCCAACACCGCGCGCCATGCGGCCGAATTCTGGATGGTCGAGCCGGAGTTCGCCTTCGCCGACATCCACGATGACATGGACCTGGCCGAGGAGTTTCTCAAACAACTGATAACGAGGCTTCGCGAGCGCTGCGCCGCGGATCTGGCCCTGTTCGCGACCTGGGTGGACAAGGGGCTCACGGCCGCGTTCGACGCCATCGTGGACAAGCCTTTCGTGCGTCTGCCTTATGGTGAGGCCATGGACATCCTGGCGGCCTCCGGCAAATCCTTCGAGCACCCTGTGGGGTGGGGCAGGGACCTGCAGACCGAGCATGAACGCTATCTGGCCGAGAAGCATTTCCAGGGGCCGGTGATCGTTTACGACTACCCCAGGGAGATCAAGGCGTTCTACATGCGCCAGAACGACGATGGCCGCTCCGTGGCCGCCATGGACGTGCTCGTACCGCGCATCGGCGAGATCATCGGCGGCAGCCAGCGCGAGGAGCGGCTGGACAGGCTTGAGCAGCGCATCGAGGAACTCGGCCTCGATCCTTCGTGCTACCAATGGTACCTGGAGCTTCGCCGTTTCGGCAGCGCGCCGCACGCGGGGTTCGGCATGGGCTTCGAGCGATTCCTCATGCTGCTCACAGGCGTGACCAACATCCGCGACGTGATCCCGTTCCCACGCACGCCCAGGCACCTGGAGTTCTAG